One segment of Erigeron canadensis isolate Cc75 chromosome 2, C_canadensis_v1, whole genome shotgun sequence DNA contains the following:
- the LOC122589417 gene encoding protein NRT1/ PTR FAMILY 2.10-like, with amino-acid sequence MDMKEKAAGMENGGEKVEVTKELNYRGVKAMPFIIGNETFEKLGTIGTSTNLLVYLTTVFNMKSITATNLIYVFNGTCNFGTLGGAFLSDTYFGRYKVLGTASCSSFLGMLVLTLTAAVTTLHPPDCVNAPCVGPTPWQMAFLLSGFVFLIIGASGIRPCNLAFGADQFNPNTESGQRGIASFFNWYYFTFTFAMMVSLTIIVYVQANINWAIGLAIPTFLMFLSCAVFFVGTRIYVRVLPDGSPLTSIFQVLVATVKKRKLKIPEEPTVSLFNRVSSKSINLKLPYSTQLKFLNKAAIISPDDKINPDGTSKNQWTLCSIQQIEEVKCVIKTIPIWLSCIMYNVSINQMQTYTVFQALQSDRRLKPSSFQVPAASYSVFQMLALTVWIPIYDQIIVPSLRKITGKRQGISLLQRIGVGISIAIFTMLVAAIIETKRRDVAHSKPTLGVERGKGEISSMSAYWLVIQLLVAGLSEGFAIIGFVEFFYREFPENMKSFAGSFLFCGLGMSSYFSNFLITIVHRTTREGGSRNWLAQDLNEAKLDYYYYLCMGLMVLNFFYYLMVAKWYKYKGTGEESADVALEDMSTQKHIV; translated from the exons ATGGATATGAAGGAGAAAGCTGCAGGTATGGAGAATGGAGGTGAGAAAGTAGAAGTAACCAAAGAGCTTAACTACAGAGGAGTCAAAGCCATGCCttttattatag GGAATGAGACATTTGAGAAGCTAGGAACGATTGGGACATCTACAAATCTACTTGTTTACCTAACCACGGTATTCAATATGAAGTCGATAACGGCTACTAATCTTATCTACGTATTCAACGGTACTTGTAACTTCGGTACCCTAGGTGGAGCTTTTCTTTCTGACACTTATTTCGGTCGGTACAAGGTCTTAGGAACGGCTTCATGTTCATCATTCCTG GGGATGCTTGTGTTAACATTAACAGCAGCAGTCACAACACTTCATCCACCTGATTGTGTAAACGCCCCATGTGTCGGACCAACACCATGGCAAATGGCTTTCTTGCTCTCTGGTTTCGTGTTTCTAATCATAGGAGCTAGTGGGATCCGACCATGTAACTTGGCTTTTGGTGCAGACCAATTCAACCCGAATACAGAATCTGGCCAAAGGGGAATCGCAAGTTTCTTCAACTGGTACTACTTCACATTCACTTTCGCTATGATGGTATCATTGACTATCATTGTCTATGTGCAAGCCAATATCAATTGGGCCATCGGGTTAGCTATCCCTACGTTCCTTATGTTCCTATCATGTGCCGTGTTCTTTGTGGGTACGAGGATTTACGTCAGGGTGTTGCCCGATGGCAGCCCTTTAACAAGTATTTTTCAAGTCCTTGTGGCCACTGTGAAGAAGAGAAAATTGAAGATTCCAGAGGAACCAACAGTTTCCCTATTTAATCGTGTCTCCTCGAAATCCATCAACTTAAAGCTTCCATACAGCACACAACTCAA GTTTCTCAATAAAGCTGCGATCATATCCCCAGACGACAAAATTAACCCAGATGGAACATCAAAAAACCAATGGACACTTTGTAGTATCCAACAAATAGAAGAAGTGAAATGTGTGATCAAAACTATTCCAATTTGGTTATCTTGCATAATGTACAATGTTTCAATCAACCAAATGCAAACCTACACGGTCTTTCAAGCACTACAATCCGACCGAAGACTTAAGCCAAGCTCATTCCAGGTTCCAGCTGCATCCTACTCGGTCTTCCAAATGCTAGCCCTTACCGTATGGATCCCAATTTACGACCAAATCATAGTTCCATCTCTCCGGAAAATAACAGGCAAGAGACAAGGAATTTCACTCCTTCAAAGAATTGGAGTCGGAATAAGCATTGCCATTTTCACAATGCTTGTTGCAGCTATAATCGAAACAAAAAGAAGAGATGTAGCCCATTCCAAGCCAACACTCGGGGTTGAAAGAGGAAAGGGTGAAATTTCATCAATGTCAGCCTATTGGTTAGTGATTCAATTGTTGGTGGCCGGGCTATCAGAAGGGTTTGCCATCATTGGTTTTGTAGAGTTTTTCTATAGGGAGTTTCCTGAAAACATGAAGAGTTTCGCGGGCTCTTTCTTGTTCTGTGGGCTAGGTATGTCGAGTTACTTTAGTAATTTCTTGATAACGATCGTTCATAGAACGACTCGTGAAGGCGGGTCTAGAAACTGGTTAGCTCAAGACTTGAACGAGGCAAAGCTagattactattattatttatgcatGGGGTTAATGGTGTTAAACTTTTTCTACTATTTGATGGTCGCAAAATGGTATAAATACAAAGGAACCGGAGAAGAATCAGCTGACGTGGCATTAGAAGATATGTCTACCCAGAAACATATTGTTTGA
- the LOC122587319 gene encoding protein NRT1/ PTR FAMILY 2.11-like produces MEKDKAAQMVPKEEEEEDEPEINYRGVKAMPFIIGNETFEKLGAIGTLSNLLVYLTTVFNMKSITATTLLNVFNGTTNFSTLLGAFLCDTYFGRYKTLGFASIASFLGLLLINLTAVFKALHPPQCASKKGSTCVSATPFQWLFLLAGFALMIVGAAGIRPCNLAFGADQFNPHTESGKRGINSFFNWYFFTLTFAQVVSVTLVVYVQSDVSWSIGLAIPAIFMLFSCFLFFGGTKIYVKVKPEGSPFTSMLRVLVVAVKKRGLKLPHETQRSLYNYTPPKSINSALPYSTQFRFLNKAAIITPEDKINPDGSACYPWKLCSIQQIEELKCVIKVLPVWAAAIIYSIAMTQQTQYVVFQALQSNRHVFNFRIPAASYTVFTMITLVIFVPIYDRLIVPQLRRITGKEGGISLLQRIGFGISLTVVASLVSALVEEKRRHLAVTKPTLGFEPHRGDISSMSALWLVPQLSLAGFAESFTSIGLVEFYYKQFPENMRSVAGAFFFCGMAASSYLNSFLITVIHMTTKGAPTGNWLPEDLNKGRLDYFYFLITAMGLGNLCYFLIISRWYRYKTSDASVHGDGGAMVEMEKKSAKSQV; encoded by the exons ATGGAGAAAGACAAAGCTGCCCAAATGGTAcctaaagaagaagaagaagaagacgagCCCGAAATCAACTACAGAGGAGTCAAAGCTATGCCTTTCATCATAG GAAATGAGACATTTGAGAAGCTAGGAGCAATTGGAACGTTATCGAATTTGTTAGTCTACTTAACGACTGTGTTTAATATGAAAAGCATCACTGCCACAACTCTTCTTAATGTCTTCAATGGCACCACCAATTTCTCAACCCTGCTTGGTGCCTTCTTGTGTGATACTTATTTCGGTCGTTACAAAACATTAGGCTTTGCTTCCATTGCATCTTTCTTG GGATTGCTGCTAATTAACTTAACCGCGGTATTTAAAGCACTCCATCCGCCCCAATGTGCATCAAAGAAAGGTAGTACGTGCGTGAGTGCCACACCTTTTCAATGGCTATTTCTGCTAGCTGGATTCGCGTTAATGATAGTGGGAGCAGCGGGTATTAGGCCGTGTAACCTAGCTTTCGGTGCTGATCAATTTAATCCACACACAGAATCCGGAAAAAGAGGGATAAACAGTTTCTTCAACTGGTATTTTTTCACTCTAACATTCGCCCAAGTGGTTTCGGTTACTCTTGTAGTTTACGTTCAATCCGACGTGAGCTGGTCCATCGGGCTAGCCATCCCGGCTATCTTCATGTTGTTTTCGTGTTTCTTGTTTTTTGGTGGTACAAAAATATATGTGAAAGTAAAACCGGAAGGAAGTCCATTCACAAGTATGTTGAGGGTGTTGGTTGTTGCGGTAAAAAAGAGAGGGTTAAAACTACCACATGAAACACAAAGATCACTTTACAATTATACACCACCGAAATCAATTAATTCAGCTCTACCTTACTCGACTCAATTCAG ATTTCTTAACAAAGCGGCGATCATAACGCCCGAAGACAAAATCAACCCAGACGGATCAGCATGCTATCCGTGGAAGCTATGCAGCATCCAACAAATAGAAGAATTGAAATGTGTAATAAAAGTATTACCCGTATGGGCTGCAGCCATCATATACTCAATAGCCATGACCCAACAAACCCAATATGTTGTGTTTCAAGCCCTTCAGTCCAACAGACATGTTTTCAACTTCCGAATCCCAGCTGCTTCATACACTGTCTTCACCATGATCACTTTAGTCATCTTCGTGCCAATATACGACCGTCTCATCGTTCCTCAGCTTCGTCGCATAACTGGCAAAGAAGGCGGTATCTCACTTCTCCAAAGAATCGGGTTTGGGATATCTTTAACAGTTGTAGCTTCACTTGTTTCGGCTTTAGTGGAAGAAAAAAGGAGACATCTTGCTGTTACAAAACCGACATTAGGATTTGAACCACATAGAGGCGATATTTCATCAATGTCTGCATTATGGCTAGTTCCACAACTATCATTAGCTGGGTTTGCCGAGTCGTTTACTTCTATAGGTTTAGTTGAGTTTTACTACAAACAGTTTCCCGAGAACATGAGAAGTGTTGCTGGTGCATTTTTCTTTTGCGGGATGGCAGCATCGAGTTATTTGAATAGTTTTTTGATAACGGTTATTCATATGACGACAAAAGGGGCACCCACTGGGAACTGGTTGCCTGAGGATCTTAACAAGGGTAGACTGGACTACTTTTACTTCTTGATAACTGCTATGGGGCTTGGGAATTTATGTtactttttgataatttcaAGGTGGTATAGGTACAAAACTAGCGACGCCTCTGTACATGGTGATGGTGGTGCCATGGTCGAGATGGAGAAGAAATCTGCTAAATCTCAAGTTTGA
- the LOC122589333 gene encoding dnaJ homolog subfamily B member 1-like, with the protein MGIDYYNILKVNRNATDEDLKKAYRRLAMIWHPDKNHNSNKTEAESKFKQISEAYDVLSDPQKRQIYDLYGEEALKSGQVPPPPPSSSGRGYYHHHFNNSSSNYHQQQQQQHPNPNYRFNPRDAEDIYEELFGGSDGGGGGGSGRKFKEGHFRNNVNNGAGSGSGEGASSSRKAPAVENPLACSLADLYKGAKKKMKISRTVLDSFGKVRTVEEILTIEIRPGWKKGTKITFPEKGNQEPGVIAADLIFVIDEKPHDVYTRDGNDLLMNQEISLVEALTGKTLEITTLDGRNLAISVVEMVKPGYELTVPNEGMPLSKEPRKKGNLRIKFDVRYPSRLTSEQKSDLKRVLGGS; encoded by the exons ATGGGTATAGATTACTACAACATACTTAAAGTGAATCGTAACGCAACCGATGAAGACTTAAAAAAAGCCTACCGTCGTCTCGCAATGATCTGGCACCCCGACAAAAACCACAACAGTAACAAGACAGAAGCAGAATCTAAGTTCAAACAAATCTCTGAAGCTTATGATGTTCTTAGCGACCCACAAAAACGTCAGATCTATGATCTTTATGGTGAAGAAGCCTTGAAGTCCGGCCAAGTcccgccgccgccgccgtcaTCTTCCGGCCGTGGGTATTACCATCATCACTttaataatagtagtagtaaTTATCAtcagcaacagcagcagcaacatccaaaccctaattATAGGTTTAATCCGAGGGATGCTGAGGATATATATGAGGAATTGTTTGGTGGGTCTGATGGGGGTGGGGGTGGTGGGTCCGGGAGGAAGTTTAAGGAAGGGCATTTTAGGAATAATGTGAATAATGGGGCGGGTTCGGGTTCAGGGGAGGGTGCTTCGTCGAGTAGGAAGGCGCCGGCTGTTGAGAATCCGTTGGCGTGTAGTTTGGCTGATCTCTATAAAGGTGccaagaaaaagatgaagattTCTAGGACCGTTCTTGATTCTTTCGG TAAGGTTCGGACTGTGGAGGAGATCTTAACAATTGAGATAAGACCTGGTTGGAAGAAGGGCACAAAAATTACCTTTCCCGAGAAGGGTAACCAAGAACCTGGTGTCATAGCAGCAGACCTCATATTTGTAATTGATGAGAAGCCGCATGATGTTTACACAAGGGATGGTAATGACTTATTGATGAATCAAGAAATATCACTTGTGGAGGCTCTCACAGGGAAGACTCTTGAAATCACAACCCTTGATGGAAGAAATCTCGCGATCTCAGTGGTCGAAATGGTGAAACCGGGGTATGAGCTAACTGTTCCTAATGAAGGAATGCCATTATCAAAAGAGCCTAGGAAGAAAGGGAATCTCAGAATCAAGTTTGATGTGCGGTACCCGTCAAGGCTTACATCTGAACAGAAGTCTGATTTGAAGAGAGTTTTGGGTGGAAGCTGA